A window of the Mesotoga prima MesG1.Ag.4.2 genome harbors these coding sequences:
- a CDS encoding ATP-dependent Clp protease ATP-binding subunit, translating into MINYEEYTEKAKKILMDVQDILMRYKQNQLASEHILLSMLEDGDNIAIDILNEKRVSIDSLKKDVEEVIGRYGSGGQIGNQIYITPDARHILENARSEARRMHDSKTGTEHILLAMVRETSAVASRLLSKYGVNLDNIYTLILKGRTKGDAEEDENLSSLKKFTIDLTQLAREGKLMPVIGREDEVRRVIQIIGRKTKNNPALVGEPGVGKTAIVEGLAQRIVSGDVPEYLNNKSVLALDMGRLVAGTKFRGEFEERMKGIIDSVRKLSGEVILFIDEIHSVVGAGSAEGSMDAANLLKPALARGELQCIGATTLDEYRKYIEKDRALERRFQPVMVEQPTVEEAYRILEGLKPTYEKHHDIKIEDDALKTAVDLSVKYITDRYLPDKAIDLVDEAASFVRLQTGYMPEKLRSLDRELRELDGEISAHAEKGEYRTAAELKTVAEKKRREFLLEKEKWESEESFGKTVTSAVVASIVEQWTGIPAGKMLQSEREKLRDLESIIHEKFVDQEEAVKIVSQTIRRARAGLNAAHKPWGSFLFMGPTGVGKTELAKRLAFILFGSEEAMVRIDMSEYMEKHTVSRLIGAPPGYVGYEEGGQLTEAVRRRPYSVVLLDEIEKAHREVHSVLLQIMDDGRLTDGKGKTVSFSNTIIIMTSNIASEELASTSELSRAMDLAEESLRKAFRPEFINRLDSIVLFRPLDSEAMEGIVKMRIAEMEKRLSDQRISVEISQKAVEYLAKEGYDREYGARPVRRLIEKLVEGPIADLIIDGALAEGMKVIIDSDASGILVKAQEA; encoded by the coding sequence ATGATTAACTATGAAGAATACACCGAGAAAGCTAAGAAGATCCTTATGGATGTACAAGATATTCTAATGCGGTACAAACAGAATCAGCTTGCTTCAGAGCATATTCTCCTCTCTATGCTGGAAGATGGCGACAATATTGCAATTGACATTTTGAATGAAAAGAGGGTAAGCATCGATTCTCTCAAAAAGGATGTTGAAGAGGTAATCGGTCGTTATGGGAGCGGAGGTCAGATAGGTAACCAGATATACATTACTCCGGATGCAAGGCACATTCTGGAGAATGCCAGAAGCGAAGCTAGAAGAATGCACGATTCAAAGACAGGGACCGAGCATATTCTTCTTGCCATGGTACGGGAAACCTCTGCAGTGGCCAGCAGATTGCTCTCGAAGTACGGAGTCAATCTCGACAATATATATACTTTGATCCTTAAGGGTCGTACGAAAGGCGATGCAGAGGAAGACGAGAATCTCTCTTCTTTGAAGAAATTCACGATAGATCTCACTCAGCTCGCAAGAGAAGGCAAGCTAATGCCCGTTATTGGAAGAGAAGACGAGGTAAGAAGAGTAATACAGATTATTGGAAGAAAGACCAAGAATAACCCTGCCCTGGTGGGAGAACCTGGCGTTGGCAAAACCGCAATTGTAGAGGGTCTCGCGCAAAGAATTGTGAGCGGTGATGTGCCGGAATATTTGAATAACAAAAGTGTTCTGGCCCTTGACATGGGTAGACTTGTAGCTGGGACCAAGTTCCGAGGGGAATTTGAAGAGAGAATGAAAGGTATAATAGACTCTGTTAGAAAGCTCTCCGGCGAAGTAATTCTCTTCATAGATGAAATTCATAGTGTCGTTGGAGCGGGTTCAGCAGAAGGTTCCATGGACGCCGCTAATCTGCTGAAACCTGCCCTTGCAAGGGGAGAGTTGCAGTGTATTGGAGCTACAACTCTCGATGAATACAGAAAGTATATTGAAAAGGACAGGGCGTTAGAGAGACGCTTTCAACCCGTTATGGTAGAACAACCGACAGTTGAAGAGGCCTACAGAATCCTCGAAGGGTTGAAACCCACTTATGAGAAACACCATGATATAAAAATTGAAGACGATGCACTGAAGACGGCCGTTGATCTGAGTGTCAAATACATAACAGACCGCTATCTTCCTGACAAAGCGATCGATCTCGTTGACGAGGCTGCTTCATTTGTGAGACTACAAACAGGCTATATGCCCGAAAAACTGAGATCGCTCGATCGCGAGCTCAGGGAGCTTGATGGCGAGATAAGTGCTCATGCAGAAAAAGGCGAGTATCGGACCGCTGCCGAGTTAAAGACCGTGGCAGAGAAAAAGAGAAGGGAATTTCTCCTTGAAAAGGAGAAGTGGGAATCGGAAGAGTCTTTTGGAAAGACCGTGACATCAGCAGTTGTGGCCTCAATTGTTGAACAATGGACTGGAATTCCTGCCGGAAAAATGCTTCAGTCTGAACGTGAGAAGCTCCGTGATCTCGAGTCAATTATCCACGAAAAGTTTGTCGATCAGGAAGAGGCAGTCAAAATCGTTTCGCAGACGATCAGAAGAGCAAGAGCCGGTTTAAATGCAGCTCATAAACCCTGGGGCTCTTTTCTGTTCATGGGACCCACAGGGGTGGGCAAGACCGAACTTGCCAAGAGGCTCGCATTCATCCTCTTTGGCAGTGAAGAGGCAATGGTAAGAATTGATATGTCTGAATATATGGAGAAGCATACCGTCTCGAGACTTATTGGAGCGCCTCCCGGATATGTGGGCTACGAAGAAGGCGGTCAGTTAACAGAAGCAGTCAGGAGAAGACCTTATTCAGTTGTTCTTCTTGATGAGATAGAGAAGGCTCACAGAGAGGTGCACAGTGTTTTGCTTCAGATCATGGATGACGGACGTCTTACTGATGGAAAAGGAAAGACAGTTTCTTTCTCAAATACAATAATTATAATGACCAGTAATATTGCATCTGAAGAATTGGCGAGTACCTCGGAACTGAGCCGAGCAATGGATCTTGCTGAAGAAAGCCTGCGGAAAGCCTTCAGGCCAGAGTTCATTAACAGGCTTGATTCCATCGTCCTTTTCAGACCTTTAGATAGCGAAGCAATGGAGGGAATTGTTAAGATGAGAATAGCGGAAATGGAAAAAAGACTATCTGATCAGCGCATTTCCGTTGAGATCAGCCAGAAAGCGGTCGAGTATCTTGCTAAGGAGGGTTACGACAGAGAATATGGTGCTAGACCGGTTAGGAGATTAATTGAGAAGTTGGTGGAAGGGCCTATAGCAGATTTGATCATTGATGGAGCCCTGGCAGAAGGAATGAAAGTTATTATTGATTCAGACGCGTCCGGAATCTTGGTGAAGGCACAAGAGGCTTAG
- a CDS encoding Hsp20/alpha crystallin family protein, with protein MLAIRRGSDLFRPFEEIQREMDRLFNDAFKGLSDQSRETTMFSPEVDIYEKDNSVFIEMDIPGIKKDELEIKVEDDVLSIKGEKKLEREQKERDYHRYERYSGAFQRIFRLPDYVKSDEVKAKYEDGVLKLELPKKEEVKKEAIQVKID; from the coding sequence ATGTTGGCAATCAGAAGAGGAAGCGATCTTTTCAGACCCTTTGAAGAGATTCAGAGAGAAATGGACAGACTCTTTAACGACGCCTTCAAAGGGCTGAGCGACCAGTCAAGAGAAACAACCATGTTTAGCCCCGAAGTTGACATCTACGAGAAGGACAACTCTGTCTTCATTGAAATGGACATCCCGGGAATCAAGAAGGATGAACTGGAAATCAAGGTGGAGGATGATGTTCTCTCTATCAAAGGAGAGAAGAAACTTGAGAGAGAGCAGAAGGAAAGAGATTACCACCGCTATGAGAGATATAGCGGAGCATTCCAGAGGATCTTCAGACTTCCGGACTACGTAAAGAGTGATGAAGTCAAAGCCAAATACGAAGATGGTGTCCTTAAGCTCGAGCTCCCCAAGAAAGAAGAAGTCAAAAAGGAAGCAATTCAAGTCAAGATCGACTGA